From the Pedobacter cryoconitis genome, one window contains:
- a CDS encoding multiprotein-bridging factor 1 family protein — MAENDKSALKEYGNRVRTFRKEANISQEALATFAQLYQSYIASIEKGDVNIGILAQQTLSNTFGVKHYQLSDPDFPIPPKNVLRENIRRYIAAKNIDPACLKDKLPNYVKYMDELLQSGFLNEPKTSKEIAEKYKNEYELEITPSRIADILSRGNRKDKIDVIKSSCGKRNRYKLTNQKNHL; from the coding sequence GTGGCAGAAAACGATAAAAGCGCATTAAAAGAATACGGGAACCGGGTAAGGACATTCAGAAAAGAGGCTAATATTTCGCAGGAAGCATTAGCTACTTTTGCTCAATTGTATCAATCTTATATTGCTTCCATTGAAAAAGGGGATGTAAATATCGGGATCCTGGCACAGCAGACGCTAAGTAATACTTTTGGGGTGAAACATTATCAGCTATCAGATCCTGACTTTCCAATTCCGCCAAAAAATGTTTTAAGAGAAAACATCAGACGCTATATTGCAGCAAAAAACATAGATCCGGCCTGTCTGAAAGACAAATTGCCTAATTATGTAAAGTACATGGATGAGTTGCTGCAATCAGGATTTCTCAATGAGCCGAAGACCAGTAAAGAGATTGCTGAAAAATATAAAAATGAATACGAACTGGAGATTACCCCCTCCCGTATTGCTGATATATTAAGCCGCGGAAACAGGAAAGATAAAATTGATGTTATCAAATCTTCCTGTGGTAAAAGAAACAGGTATAAACTAACGAATCAGAAAAATCATCTTTGA
- a CDS encoding Lrp/AsnC family transcriptional regulator, whose amino-acid sequence MEAFDPIDKKILKVLQADARLNTKQIAGKIGLTVTPTYERLKKIEQSGVVKEYVALLDREKIGKTIVAFINVSLQLHSKPLINVFERAIVKVPEVMECFHVAGNFDYLLKVVVKDMNSYQNFLSNKLATIENIAHVQSSFVMTEIKHQTAFVLD is encoded by the coding sequence ATGGAAGCATTTGACCCGATTGACAAGAAGATTTTAAAGGTTTTACAGGCAGATGCCCGTCTGAATACGAAACAGATTGCTGGTAAAATAGGTTTAACGGTCACGCCTACTTATGAAAGACTCAAAAAAATTGAGCAAAGTGGTGTGGTTAAGGAGTATGTAGCCTTACTGGACAGAGAAAAAATCGGCAAGACTATAGTGGCTTTCATTAATGTTTCCTTGCAACTGCATTCCAAGCCATTGATTAACGTGTTTGAGCGGGCTATTGTTAAGGTTCCCGAAGTGATGGAATGTTTCCATGTGGCTGGTAATTTTGACTACCTGCTGAAAGTTGTGGTCAAAGACATGAATAGTTATCAGAATTTCCTGTCCAATAAACTCGCAACCATCGAAAATATTGCACATGTCCAAAGCTCGTTTGTGATGACAGAGATCAAACATCAAACTGCTTTTGTATTGGATTAG
- a CDS encoding histidine decarboxylase: MEQHNLSAENAGRLKDLMERLTADSELMLGYPVSKDFDYSELAEFLNFPINNLGDPFVASTYNVGTREMEREVLEFFALLFRAPVNNWWGYVTNGGSEGNLYGLYLAREIHPKGMVYFSQATHYSVQKNLHLLNMPNIVIRTQASGEIDYDDLRDTIKMNRHMPVIIFANIGTTMTEARDDVRKIRSILQDLAIQHYYIHADGALSGSYSAFIEPRPAFDFADGADSIAISGHKFIGSPIPCGVVVVKKNNRDRIARSVSYTGSMDTTITGSRNGHTPLFLWYMIKSLGLEGFKKRALHSLEVAAYAEMKLKEIGINAWRNPDSITVNLPEPAAQVRIRWQLALENGWCHIICMPNVTKYQIDQLVGEIAETNVMLSVS; the protein is encoded by the coding sequence ATGGAACAGCATAACTTATCAGCGGAAAACGCAGGGAGATTGAAGGATTTAATGGAAAGATTAACTGCTGATTCGGAGTTAATGCTTGGATATCCGGTATCGAAAGATTTTGATTATTCTGAACTGGCAGAATTTCTGAACTTTCCAATTAATAACCTTGGAGATCCGTTTGTGGCTTCTACCTATAATGTAGGGACACGCGAAATGGAGAGGGAAGTACTGGAATTCTTTGCATTATTATTCAGGGCTCCGGTCAATAACTGGTGGGGATATGTGACCAATGGAGGTTCAGAAGGAAATCTTTATGGTTTATACCTGGCCAGGGAAATTCATCCTAAAGGCATGGTTTATTTTTCACAGGCTACACACTATAGCGTACAGAAAAATCTCCATTTGTTAAATATGCCTAATATTGTAATCCGCACCCAGGCAAGCGGCGAGATTGATTATGATGATCTTAGAGATACGATCAAAATGAACAGGCATATGCCTGTGATTATCTTTGCCAATATCGGGACTACGATGACCGAAGCCCGTGATGATGTCAGAAAAATCAGGAGTATTTTACAGGACTTAGCTATACAGCATTATTATATTCATGCAGATGGTGCGCTTTCAGGTAGCTATAGCGCATTTATAGAACCACGTCCGGCATTTGATTTCGCGGATGGCGCAGACAGTATCGCGATTAGCGGGCATAAATTTATTGGCTCTCCGATTCCTTGCGGGGTAGTGGTGGTGAAAAAGAATAACCGGGACCGTATTGCCCGTTCGGTATCTTATACAGGGAGTATGGATACGACAATCACAGGATCAAGAAACGGACATACTCCTTTATTTTTATGGTATATGATTAAGAGCCTTGGATTAGAAGGATTCAAAAAAAGGGCCTTACATAGTCTGGAAGTTGCTGCTTATGCAGAAATGAAGTTAAAAGAGATCGGGATCAATGCCTGGAGAAATCCGGATTCAATTACTGTTAATTTACCTGAACCGGCAGCACAGGTACGGATCAGGTGGCAGCTGGCACTGGAAAATGGCTGGTGCCATATCATTTGTATGCCTAATGTAACTAAATATCAGATTGATCAGCTGGTTGGAGAAATAGCAGAAACTAATGTAATGTTATCTGTTTCTTAA
- a CDS encoding response regulator transcription factor — protein MMKQIHVVEDDQDIRQIIEFILEDEGYKVRLFPDISSFHAAMKDGIPDLYLLDVMLPDGNGLELCKEIRTSQQTKDIPIIVMSAHASADTVFQQCSANDFISKPFDLNDILFRIKKQITLH, from the coding sequence ATGATGAAGCAAATACATGTTGTAGAAGATGATCAGGATATCAGACAGATCATAGAGTTCATATTAGAAGATGAAGGTTATAAAGTAAGACTTTTCCCGGATATTTCTTCCTTCCATGCCGCAATGAAAGATGGCATCCCTGATCTATATTTACTGGATGTTATGCTTCCCGATGGAAATGGTCTGGAATTATGCAAAGAAATCAGAACTTCTCAGCAAACAAAAGACATACCGATTATCGTCATGTCTGCACACGCTTCGGCAGATACCGTTTTTCAGCAATGCAGCGCCAATGATTTTATCAGTAAGCCTTTTGATCTGAATGATATCCTGTTCAGAATTAAGAAACAGATAACATTACATTAG
- a CDS encoding AcvB/VirJ family lysyl-phosphatidylglycerol hydrolase — MKIITILSSCLLLTAFSLMNVNAQPARELSEFPLHTHFVRSNKPILVFLTGDGGWNNFSESTVKELVKNGYPTLVLDTRKYFWTQKTPDQFAKDMQLILSSYLKTWNKESFSLIGYSFGADVAAFVPSRLPDHLAEKQNSLVLLSPGFSTGYVVKLKNLLNFGSTDKEKYKVNPELLKSVIPVWCIFGKEEDSEFYKALKPTDKIHKVAIPGSHRFDDDIPQVTRAIIKGL; from the coding sequence ATGAAGATAATAACCATTTTAAGCTCCTGTTTGCTGCTTACGGCATTCAGCCTGATGAACGTGAATGCTCAACCTGCGCGCGAATTGTCGGAATTTCCACTGCATACACATTTTGTGCGCTCCAATAAACCGATACTTGTTTTTTTGACCGGTGATGGTGGATGGAATAATTTTTCGGAATCAACGGTAAAAGAACTGGTTAAAAATGGGTACCCAACGCTCGTACTCGATACCCGGAAATATTTCTGGACACAGAAAACACCTGATCAGTTTGCAAAGGATATGCAGTTGATCCTGTCTTCTTATCTGAAAACGTGGAATAAAGAGTCTTTCTCCCTGATCGGGTATTCTTTTGGGGCAGATGTTGCCGCTTTTGTCCCTTCCCGTTTACCAGATCATTTAGCAGAAAAGCAGAATTCGTTAGTTTTGCTTTCACCAGGTTTTTCTACCGGGTATGTGGTTAAACTGAAAAACCTGCTGAATTTTGGTTCTACTGACAAAGAGAAATATAAAGTAAACCCGGAGTTGCTGAAATCAGTAATCCCTGTATGGTGTATTTTTGGTAAAGAGGAAGATAGTGAGTTTTACAAGGCTTTAAAGCCAACTGATAAAATACATAAAGTTGCCATTCCCGGCTCCCATCGTTTTGACGATGATATTCCCCAGGTGACCCGGGCGATTATAAAAGGGCTGTAA
- a CDS encoding chorismate mutase, with translation MKLYSRILFLFSACLLSHSMLFAQQINAKAPDSGLNTLQINRKKIDSLDKKLMELIGERERAVREIGVYKAKNNIPPLQADRFKQVLEKSIITGEKEGLSATFVTEMMNAIHKESLRIEDEIKLNFHGK, from the coding sequence ATGAAGTTATATAGCCGTATCCTGTTTTTGTTTAGCGCTTGTTTGCTGAGCCATTCCATGTTATTTGCACAACAAATTAATGCAAAAGCGCCGGACAGTGGCCTGAATACGCTGCAAATCAACAGAAAGAAGATTGATTCACTGGACAAAAAACTCATGGAACTGATTGGAGAAAGGGAAAGAGCAGTCAGGGAAATAGGAGTTTACAAAGCCAAAAATAATATTCCACCACTGCAAGCAGATCGTTTTAAACAGGTGCTGGAAAAAAGTATCATTACAGGTGAAAAGGAAGGGTTATCTGCTACCTTTGTTACCGAAATGATGAATGCCATCCATAAAGAAAGTCTGAGAATTGAAGATGAAATTAAATTAAACTTCCATGGCAAATAA
- a CDS encoding ATP-binding protein, translating into MANNVNITSSGIQKVLRNYNEKQALAEYIWNGFDANADTVEINYTANELGFMDHLEIYDNGYGINFKNLKVKFDPFYESEKALQLAINRNRSVMHGKNGVGRLTFFKFANDAEWQTTFLHNDTLKSGRIMIGVSALNNYQANLLDIPLSEKTGTRVLFSNIKILQENMEQEIIPFLKAEFCWFLELNKKRNYSIVINGVPLDYSDNIQYYEEDILLKDENTQTLFKLKFVQWKESLHKELSKVYYINERGEEKFKEYTTLNKKADEYFHSVYIESEFFTDFDFSGTEFDTQVRLYNRSKSSPEYKLLSKRVNELLRTKRKFFLKEYSGKLLQRFENEGVLSLNDKEPLDPKRKEDLLNTLKAMYEIQPKIFSNLSIDQKKTFIALIDALLVSDQRGSLLHLLENIVDLEEEERTELTALLMLKQC; encoded by the coding sequence ATGGCAAATAATGTAAATATCACTTCCAGCGGCATACAAAAGGTTTTACGCAATTACAATGAAAAACAAGCGCTCGCTGAGTATATCTGGAATGGTTTTGATGCCAATGCCGATACGGTGGAAATCAACTACACGGCCAATGAACTGGGGTTCATGGATCATCTGGAGATTTATGACAATGGTTATGGGATAAATTTTAAAAATCTGAAAGTTAAGTTTGACCCTTTCTACGAATCAGAAAAGGCCTTACAGCTTGCCATAAACAGGAACCGGTCTGTCATGCACGGTAAAAATGGGGTGGGCAGGTTAACCTTTTTTAAATTCGCCAACGACGCCGAGTGGCAGACTACTTTTTTGCATAATGATACGCTTAAAAGCGGCAGGATTATGATCGGGGTTTCTGCGCTGAATAATTATCAGGCTAATTTGCTGGATATACCTTTAAGTGAAAAAACAGGTACCAGGGTATTGTTCTCCAATATCAAGATTTTACAAGAGAATATGGAACAGGAGATCATTCCTTTTCTAAAAGCAGAGTTTTGCTGGTTTCTGGAATTGAATAAGAAAAGGAACTATTCCATTGTAATTAATGGTGTTCCGCTTGATTATTCTGATAATATCCAATACTATGAAGAGGATATCCTGCTGAAAGATGAAAATACGCAGACGCTTTTTAAACTTAAATTCGTCCAGTGGAAAGAATCCTTGCATAAAGAACTATCCAAAGTTTATTATATCAATGAAAGGGGCGAGGAGAAGTTTAAAGAATATACGACCCTGAATAAAAAGGCCGATGAATATTTTCACAGCGTATATATAGAAAGTGAATTCTTTACCGATTTCGATTTCAGCGGAACGGAGTTTGACACGCAGGTGAGATTGTATAACCGGTCAAAATCGTCACCGGAATACAAATTATTGAGTAAACGTGTGAATGAACTTCTTCGTACTAAAAGGAAGTTTTTCCTGAAAGAATATTCCGGTAAACTGCTTCAGCGTTTTGAAAATGAAGGTGTACTTTCATTAAATGATAAAGAACCACTCGACCCGAAAAGGAAAGAAGATTTACTGAATACGCTGAAAGCCATGTACGAAATTCAGCCTAAAATATTCAGTAACCTGAGTATAGACCAGAAAAAGACATTTATTGCACTCATCGATGCTTTACTGGTTTCTGATCAAAGGGGTAGTTTGCTGCATTTGCTGGAAAACATCGTTGACCTGGAAGAAGAAGAAAGAACTGAGCTTACTGCCTTATTAATGCTTAAGCAATGCTGA